In Fusarium falciforme chromosome 10, complete sequence, a single genomic region encodes these proteins:
- a CDS encoding Cupin type-1 domain-containing protein, with protein MAQVHKYHLFPTDLVPNSPRPLLQYKNVLTKRPDTSHCDPTEVWDLFTKNEWKVSWIFRYGATQLSHFHSQAHECMAVLSGTATIRFGVADTSEDMKENTYGSAWEEGGIELQAEAGDVFVIPAGVAHKTYNVKPDDGFKLLSPGGAHGIEADDPRKALSEIKLSGYTMMGAYNGGDWDFVQSGGNFEKSWSVPKPKYDPVFGQSDKGLFKTWKGTGKTPEGLEISFKDGIAVESPLVA; from the coding sequence ATGGCTCAAGTCCATAAGTACCATCTCTTCCCGACGGACCTCGTCCCAAACTCACCACGACCTCTCCTCCAATACAAGAATGTTTTGACGAAGCGACCTGATACTTCCCACTGCGACCCGACAGAGGTCTGGGACTTGTTTACCAAAAACGAATGGAAGGTCTCGTGGATATTCCGCTACGGAGCAACTCAACTGTCGCACTTTCACTCTCAAGCACACGAGTGTATGGCAGTTCTCTCCGGTACTGCCACAATTCGATTCGGAGTTGCCGATACCTCGGAGGATATGAAGGAGAATACATACGGATCTGCGTGGGAAGAGGGTGGCATTGAGTTGCAAGCAGAGGCTGGCGATGTATTCGTTATACCTGCCGGCGTGGCTCACAAGACATACAATGTCAAACCCGACGATGGCTTTAAGCTGTTGAGTCCTGGCGGTGCCCACGGCATCGAAGCCGACGACCCTAGAAAAGCCTTGTCGGAGATTAAACTGTCTGGCTACACCATGATGGGAGCGTATAATGGTGGCGACTGGGACTTTGTTCAGAGTGGAGGAAATTTTGAAAAGTCTTGGTCGGTTCCGAAGCCGAAGTATGACCCAGTGTTTGGACAATCAGATAAGGGACTATTCAAGACATGGAAGGGAACTGGAAAGACTCCTGAAGGTCTCGAAATTTCATTTAAAGACGGTATCGCTGTTGAGAGTCCACTAGTTGCGTAA